A single Saccopteryx bilineata isolate mSacBil1 chromosome 7, mSacBil1_pri_phased_curated, whole genome shotgun sequence DNA region contains:
- the MRPL43 gene encoding large ribosomal subunit protein mL43 isoform X1, whose protein sequence is MTARGTPSRFLTSVLHNGLGRYVQQLQRLSFTLSRDAPSSRGAREYVEQEVADFARRNPGVVIYVNPRPCSVPRVVAEYLNGAVREESINCKSAEEITKLVQKLANQSGLEVIRIRKPFHTDTPSIQGQWHPFTNKPTTWGGLRPREAQDPALAQGQAQ, encoded by the exons ATGACGGCGCGCGGGACTCCGAGCCGCTTCCTGACCAGTGTCCTCCACAACGGGCTTGGTCGCTACGTGCAGCAGCTGCAGCGACTTAGCTTCACCCTCAGCCGCGACGCGCCCTCGTCCCGTGGCGCCAG GGAGTACGTGGAACAGGAGGTGGCTGACTTCGCCCGACGGAACCCAGGTGTCGTAATATACGTGAACCCGCGGCCGTGTAGTGTGCCCAGAGTCGTGGCCGAGTACC TGAATGGGGCTGTGCGCGAGGAGAGCATCAACTGCAAGTCGGCCGAGGAGATCACGAAGCTGGTGCAGAAGCTGGCGAACCAGTCGGGCTTGGAGGTGATCCGCATCCGCAAGCCCTTCCACACGGACACCCCCAGCATCCAGGGCCAGTGGCACCCCTTCACCAACAAACCGACCACGTGGGGCGGGCTGCGCCCCCGAGAGGCCCAGGATCCTGCCCTAGCCCAAGGGCAAGCGCAGTGA
- the MRPL43 gene encoding large ribosomal subunit protein mL43 isoform X2 codes for MTARGTPSRFLTSVLHNGLGRYVQQLQRLSFTLSRDAPSSRGAREYVEQEVADFARRNPVNGAVREESINCKSAEEITKLVQKLANQSGLEVIRIRKPFHTDTPSIQGQWHPFTNKPTTWGGLRPREAQDPALAQGQAQ; via the exons ATGACGGCGCGCGGGACTCCGAGCCGCTTCCTGACCAGTGTCCTCCACAACGGGCTTGGTCGCTACGTGCAGCAGCTGCAGCGACTTAGCTTCACCCTCAGCCGCGACGCGCCCTCGTCCCGTGGCGCCAG GGAGTACGTGGAACAGGAGGTGGCTGACTTCGCCCGACGGAACCCAG TGAATGGGGCTGTGCGCGAGGAGAGCATCAACTGCAAGTCGGCCGAGGAGATCACGAAGCTGGTGCAGAAGCTGGCGAACCAGTCGGGCTTGGAGGTGATCCGCATCCGCAAGCCCTTCCACACGGACACCCCCAGCATCCAGGGCCAGTGGCACCCCTTCACCAACAAACCGACCACGTGGGGCGGGCTGCGCCCCCGAGAGGCCCAGGATCCTGCCCTAGCCCAAGGGCAAGCGCAGTGA
- the TWNK gene encoding twinkle mtDNA helicase isoform X2, with product MGVLFRTGYPLRILLSLCGEWMGRRGLPRSLVPGFPPRRYRKEALPALEIPVLPVTATEIRQYLRAHEIPFQDGHTCLRAPSPFLRDSQLKDQTDAPTSFSLFINKTTGRFLCMTSLAEGNWEDFQASVEGRRDGDSEGFLPSEAPEAEDSEEIRRIWDRAVLLWELPELEEAQLARTMFGLTKVTDDTLKRFNVRYLRSARSLIFPWFSPGSLGLRGLKLLEAEGQGAGVHLVETTIPRPGTYHNLFGLPLISRRDVEVVLTSRELDSLALNQSTGLPTLALPLGTACLPPALLPYLEQFRRIVLWLGDDLRSWEAAKLFARKLNPKRCSLVRPGDQHPRPLEALNQGLNLSRILRSALPAWHKSIVSFRQLREEVLGELSNVEQVAGVRWSRFPDLNRLLKGHRKGELTVFTGPTGSGKTTFISEYALDLCTQGVNTLWGSFEISNVRLARIMLTQFAVGRLEEQLEKYDEWADRFEDLPIYFMTFHGQQSIRTVIDTMQHAVYVYDICHVVIDNLQFMMGLEQLSTDRQARKRTMF from the exons ATGGGGGTCCTTTTTCGAACTGGGTACCCCCTCCGCATCCTGCTGTCCCTATGTGGGGAGTGGATGGGTCGGAGGGGCCTGCCTCGAAGCTTGGTCCCAGGCTTTCCTCCCAGACGCTACAGGAAGGAGGCTCTCCCTGCCTTGGAGATACCAGTGTTGCCTGTGACTGCAACTGAAATCCGCCAGTATTTGCGGGCACATGAGATCCCCTTCCAAGATGGCCACACCTGCCTGCGGGCACCCAGCCCCTTTCTGAGGGACTCCCAGCTCAAGGACCAGACTGATGCTCCCACTTCCTTCAGCCTCTTCATTAACAAGACCACAGGACGGTTTCTCTGCATGACCAGCCTAGCGGAGGGAAACTGGGAAGACTTCCAGGCCAGTGTGGAAGGTCGCAGGGATGGAGATAGCGAGGGGTTCCTGCCTAGTGAGGCTCCAGAAGCTGAGGACAGTGAGGAGATCCGGAGGATCTGGGACCGAGCAGTACTTCTCTGGGAGCTGCCTGAGCTGGAGGAGGCTCAGCTGGCTCGAACGATGTTTGGCCTTACCAAAGTGACAGATGACACGTTAAAACGTTTCAATGTGCGGTATCTACGGTCTGCTCGAAGCCTTATCTTCCCTTGGTTCTCCCCTGGAAGTTTGGGATTACGAGGTCTGAAGCTCCTAGAGGCTGAAGGTCAGGGGGCTGGAGTGCATTTAGTGGAGACCACCATTCCCCGGCCTGGTACCTACCACAATCTGTTTGGATTACCCCTGATCAGTCGTCGAGATGTTGAGGTGGTACTGACGAGTCGTGAGCTGGACAGCCTGGCCTTAAACCAATCCACAGGGCTGCCCACTCTTGCTCTTCCTCTAGGAACGGCATGCCTACCCCCTGCCTTGCTCCCTTACCTTGAACAGTTCCGACGTATTGTGCTCTGGCTGGGGGATGACCTTCGGTCCTGGGAAGCTGCCAAGTTGTTTGCCCGAAAACTGAACCCCAAGCGATGCTCTTTGGTGCGTCCTGGGGACCAGCATCCCCGTCCCCTGGAGGCCCTGAATCAAGGCTTAAATCTTTCTCGAATTCTGCGTTCTGCCCTGCCTGCTTGGCACAAGTCTATCGTGTCTTTCCGGCAGCTTCGGGAGGAGGTACTAGGAGAACTGTCAAATGTGGAGCAGGTAGCTGGTGTTCGCTGGAGCCGCTTCCCAGACCTCAATCGTCTCTTGAAGGGACATAGGAAGGGCGAGCTGACAGTCTTTACAG GGCCAACAGGCAGTGGAAAGACGACATTCATCAGCGAGTATGCCCTGGATTTATGTACCCAGGGGGTGAACACGCTATGGGGTAGCTTTGAGATCAGCAACGTGAGACTAGCCCGGATCATGCTGACACAGTTTGCTGTGGGACGGCTGGAAGAGCAACTGGAAAAATATGACGAGTGGGCTGACCGCTTTGAGGACCTGCCAATCTACTTCATGACTTTCCATGGACAACAGAGCATCAG gACTGTAATAGACACAATGCAACATGCAGTCTACGTCTACGACATTTGTCATGTGGTCATTGACAATCTGCAGTTCATGATGGGTCTCGAGCAGCTGTCCACAGACAG GCAAGCCAGGAAGCGGACAATGTTCTGA
- the TWNK gene encoding twinkle mtDNA helicase isoform X1, giving the protein MGVLFRTGYPLRILLSLCGEWMGRRGLPRSLVPGFPPRRYRKEALPALEIPVLPVTATEIRQYLRAHEIPFQDGHTCLRAPSPFLRDSQLKDQTDAPTSFSLFINKTTGRFLCMTSLAEGNWEDFQASVEGRRDGDSEGFLPSEAPEAEDSEEIRRIWDRAVLLWELPELEEAQLARTMFGLTKVTDDTLKRFNVRYLRSARSLIFPWFSPGSLGLRGLKLLEAEGQGAGVHLVETTIPRPGTYHNLFGLPLISRRDVEVVLTSRELDSLALNQSTGLPTLALPLGTACLPPALLPYLEQFRRIVLWLGDDLRSWEAAKLFARKLNPKRCSLVRPGDQHPRPLEALNQGLNLSRILRSALPAWHKSIVSFRQLREEVLGELSNVEQVAGVRWSRFPDLNRLLKGHRKGELTVFTGPTGSGKTTFISEYALDLCTQGVNTLWGSFEISNVRLARIMLTQFAVGRLEEQLEKYDEWADRFEDLPIYFMTFHGQQSIRTVIDTMQHAVYVYDICHVVIDNLQFMMGLEQLSTDRIVAQDCIIGAFRKFATENSCHVTLVIHPRKEDDDKELQTASIFGSAKASQEADNVLILQDRKLVTGPGKRYLQVSKNRFDGDVGVFALEFNKSSLTFSVPPKNKARLKKIKEDNGPVAKKPSSGKKGAMPQNSETC; this is encoded by the exons ATGGGGGTCCTTTTTCGAACTGGGTACCCCCTCCGCATCCTGCTGTCCCTATGTGGGGAGTGGATGGGTCGGAGGGGCCTGCCTCGAAGCTTGGTCCCAGGCTTTCCTCCCAGACGCTACAGGAAGGAGGCTCTCCCTGCCTTGGAGATACCAGTGTTGCCTGTGACTGCAACTGAAATCCGCCAGTATTTGCGGGCACATGAGATCCCCTTCCAAGATGGCCACACCTGCCTGCGGGCACCCAGCCCCTTTCTGAGGGACTCCCAGCTCAAGGACCAGACTGATGCTCCCACTTCCTTCAGCCTCTTCATTAACAAGACCACAGGACGGTTTCTCTGCATGACCAGCCTAGCGGAGGGAAACTGGGAAGACTTCCAGGCCAGTGTGGAAGGTCGCAGGGATGGAGATAGCGAGGGGTTCCTGCCTAGTGAGGCTCCAGAAGCTGAGGACAGTGAGGAGATCCGGAGGATCTGGGACCGAGCAGTACTTCTCTGGGAGCTGCCTGAGCTGGAGGAGGCTCAGCTGGCTCGAACGATGTTTGGCCTTACCAAAGTGACAGATGACACGTTAAAACGTTTCAATGTGCGGTATCTACGGTCTGCTCGAAGCCTTATCTTCCCTTGGTTCTCCCCTGGAAGTTTGGGATTACGAGGTCTGAAGCTCCTAGAGGCTGAAGGTCAGGGGGCTGGAGTGCATTTAGTGGAGACCACCATTCCCCGGCCTGGTACCTACCACAATCTGTTTGGATTACCCCTGATCAGTCGTCGAGATGTTGAGGTGGTACTGACGAGTCGTGAGCTGGACAGCCTGGCCTTAAACCAATCCACAGGGCTGCCCACTCTTGCTCTTCCTCTAGGAACGGCATGCCTACCCCCTGCCTTGCTCCCTTACCTTGAACAGTTCCGACGTATTGTGCTCTGGCTGGGGGATGACCTTCGGTCCTGGGAAGCTGCCAAGTTGTTTGCCCGAAAACTGAACCCCAAGCGATGCTCTTTGGTGCGTCCTGGGGACCAGCATCCCCGTCCCCTGGAGGCCCTGAATCAAGGCTTAAATCTTTCTCGAATTCTGCGTTCTGCCCTGCCTGCTTGGCACAAGTCTATCGTGTCTTTCCGGCAGCTTCGGGAGGAGGTACTAGGAGAACTGTCAAATGTGGAGCAGGTAGCTGGTGTTCGCTGGAGCCGCTTCCCAGACCTCAATCGTCTCTTGAAGGGACATAGGAAGGGCGAGCTGACAGTCTTTACAG GGCCAACAGGCAGTGGAAAGACGACATTCATCAGCGAGTATGCCCTGGATTTATGTACCCAGGGGGTGAACACGCTATGGGGTAGCTTTGAGATCAGCAACGTGAGACTAGCCCGGATCATGCTGACACAGTTTGCTGTGGGACGGCTGGAAGAGCAACTGGAAAAATATGACGAGTGGGCTGACCGCTTTGAGGACCTGCCAATCTACTTCATGACTTTCCATGGACAACAGAGCATCAG gACTGTAATAGACACAATGCAACATGCAGTCTACGTCTACGACATTTGTCATGTGGTCATTGACAATCTGCAGTTCATGATGGGTCTCGAGCAGCTGTCCACAGACAG GATTGTAGCTCAAGACTGTATCATCGGGGCCTTTCGAAAATTTGCGACAGAAAATAGCTGCCATGTGACACTGGTCATTCATCCCCGAAAGGAGGATGATGATAAAGAACTGCAGACAGCATCCATTTTTGGCTCAGCCAAA GCAAGCCAGGAAGCGGACAATGTTCTGATCCTGCAGGACAGGAAGCTGGTAACTGGACCGGGGAAACGATATCTACAGGTGTCCAAGAACCGTTTTGATGGAGACGTAGGTGTCTTCGCACTTGAGTTCAACAAGAGCTCTCTCACCTTCTCCGTACCACCAAAGAACAAGGCTCGGCTCAAGAAGATCAAGGAAGACAATGGGCCAGTGGCCAAAAAGCCCTCTTCTGGCAAAAAAGGGGCTATGCCCCAGAACTCCGAGACTTGCTAA
- the LZTS2 gene encoding leucine zipper putative tumor suppressor 2 isoform X1, whose protein sequence is MVPSSLKVPLEAPGQARVSATMAIVQTLPVPLEPAPESTTTPQAAAMGSVSSLISGRPCPGGPAPSRHHGPPGPTFFRQQDGLLRGGYEAQEPLCPAVPPRKTAPGTTFTYINEDFQTESPSSPSSDIEDAREQRARNAHLRGPPPKLIPVSGKLEKNMEKILIRPTAFKPVLPKPRGAPSLPSFLGPRATGLSGSQGSLTQLFGGPASSSSSSSSSAADKPLALSGWASGCPSGTLSDSGRNSLSSLPTYSTGGAEPATNSPGGHLPSHGPGRGPLPGPARGAPTGPSHSDSGRSSSSKSTGSLGGRVAGGLLGSGPRASPDSSSCGERSPPPPPPPPPPSDEALLHCVLEGKLRDREAELQQLQDSLDESEVTMSQVYEDRQRHWQREREDGAARAQRAQQLLQLQVFQLQQEKRQLQDDFAQLLQEREQLERRCATFEREQRELGPRLEETKWEVCQKSGEISLLKQQLKESQAELVQKGSELVALRVALREARAALRVSEGWARGLQEAARARELELEACSQELQRHRQEAERLREKAGQLDTEAAGLREPSVPSVTADPFLLAESDEAKAQRVAAGVGGSLRAQVERLRAELQQERRRGEEQRDSFEGERLAWQAEKEQVIRYQKQLQHNYIQMYRRNRQLEQELQQLNLELEARELADLGLAEPAPCICLEEITATEI, encoded by the exons ATGGTGCCCTCATCCCTGAAG GTTCCCCTGGAGGCCCCTGGCCAGGCCAGAGTTTCTGCCACCATGGCCATTGTGCAGACTCTGCCCGTGCCACTGGAGCCCGCTCCTGAGTCCACCACTACCCCACAAGCTGCAGCCATGGGCAGTGTGAGCAGCCTCATCTCAGGCCGGCCCTGCCCCGGGGGGCCAGCTCCTTCCCGCCACCATGGCCCCCCGGGGCCCACCTTCTTCCGCCAGCAGGATGGGCTGCTGCGGGGTGGCTACGAAGCCCAGGAGCCACTGTGCCCAGCTGTGCCCCCCAGGAAGACCGCTCCTGGCACCACGTTCACCTACATCAATGAGGACTTCCAGACAGAGTCACCCTCCAGCCCCAGCAGTGACATTGAGGATGCCCGAGAGCAACGGGCACGTAATGCCCACCTCCGTGGCCCCCCACCAAAACTTATTCCTGTCTCCGGAAAGCTGGAGAAG AACATGGAGAAAATCCTGATCCGCCCAACAGCCTTCAAGCCAGTGCTGCCCAAACCTCGAGGGGCACCATCTCTCCCCAGCTTCCTGGGTCCTCGGGCCACCGGACTGTCTGGGAGCCAGggcagcctaacacagctgtttggGGGCCCtgcgtcctcctcctcctcctcctcctcctcagctgcCGACAAACCTTTGGCACTGAGTGGCTGGGCCAGTGGCTGCCCATCAGGAACGCTATCTGACTCCGGCCGAAACTCACTATCCAGCCTGCCCACTTACAGTACTGGGGGTGCAGAGCCAGCCACCAACTCCCCAGGTGGGCACCTGCCCTCCCATGGCCCTGGGCGGGGGCCACTGCCAGGGCCAGCCCGAGGAGCCCCTACTGGGCCCTCCCACTCGGACAGTGGCCGATCTTCCTCCAGCAAGAGCACAGGCTCCCTGGGGGGCCGCGTGGCTGGAGGCCTCTTGGGCAGTGGTCCCCGGGCCTCCCCTGACAGCAGCTCTTGTGGGGAGCGCTCGCCTCCACcgcctccaccacctccacccccatcGGATGAGGCCCTGCTGCACTGTGTCCTGGAAGGGAAGCTCCGTGACCGTGAGGCAGAGCTGCAGCAGCTGCAGGACAGTCTGGACGAGAGCGAGGTGACCATGAGCCAG GTGTATGAGGATCGGCAGCGGCACTGGCAGCGGGAGCGAGAGGACGGTGCAGCCCGGGCACAGCGGGCAcagcagctgctgcagctgcagGTGTTCCAGCTGCAGCAGGAGAAGCGGCAGCTGCAGGACGACTTTGCACAGCTGCTGCAGGAACGTGAACAGCTGGAGCGGCGCTGTGCCACCTTTGAGCGGGAACAGCGGGAGCTTGGGCCACGACTTGAGGAGACTAAATGGGAG GTGTGCCAGAAGTCGGGCGAGATCTCCCTACTGAAGCAGCAACTGAAGGAGTCTCAGGCCGAGCTGGTGCAGAAGGGCAGTGAGCTGGTGGCCCTGCGGGTAGCCCTGCGGGAGGCACGGGCAGCACTGCGGGTCAGTGAGGGCTGGGCGCGGGGTCTCCAGGAGGCGGCCCGAGCACGGGAGCTGGAGCTGGAAGCCTGTTCTCAGGAGCTGCAAAGGCACCGCCAGGAGGCTGAGCGTCTGCGGGAGAAAGCTGGGCAGTTGGACACTGAGGCAGCTGGACTCCGGGAGCCCTCTGTTCCATCTGTCACTGCTGACCCATTTCTCCTGGCAGAGAGTGATGAGGCCAAGGCCCAGCGTGtggcagctggggtggggggcagcctgCGGGCCCAGGTGGAGCGGCTGCGAGCCGAGCTGCAGCAGGAGCGGCGGCGAGGcgaggagcagagggacagcttcGAGGGGGAACGGCTGGCCTGGCAGGCAGAGAAGGAGCAGGTGATCCGCTACCAGAAGCAGCTGCAGCACAACTACATCCAGATGTACCGGCGGAACCGGCAGCTGGAGCAGGAGCTGCAGCAGCTCAACCTGGAGTTGGAGGCCCGGGAGCTTGCTGACCTGGGCCTGGCCGAGCCAGCCCCCTGCATCTGCCTAGAGGAGATCACTGCCACCGAAATCTAG
- the LZTS2 gene encoding leucine zipper putative tumor suppressor 2 isoform X2 has product MVPSSLKVPLEAPGQARVSATMAIVQTLPVPLEPAPESTTTPQAAAMGSVSSLISGRPCPGGPAPSRHHGPPGPTFFRQQDGLLRGGYEAQEPLCPAVPPRKTAPGTTFTYINEDFQTESPSSPSSDIEDAREQRARNAHLRGPPPKLIPVSGKLEKNMEKILIRPTAFKPVLPKPRGAPSLPSFLGPRATGLSGSQGSLTQLFGGPASSSSSSSSSAADKPLALSGWASGCPSGTLSDSGRNSLSSLPTYSTGGAEPATNSPGGHLPSHGPGRGPLPGPARGAPTGPSHSDSGRSSSSKSTGSLGGRVAGGLLGSGPRASPDSSSCGERSPPPPPPPPPPSDEALLHCVLEGKLRDREAELQQLQDSLDESEVYEDRQRHWQREREDGAARAQRAQQLLQLQVFQLQQEKRQLQDDFAQLLQEREQLERRCATFEREQRELGPRLEETKWEVCQKSGEISLLKQQLKESQAELVQKGSELVALRVALREARAALRVSEGWARGLQEAARARELELEACSQELQRHRQEAERLREKAGQLDTEAAGLREPSVPSVTADPFLLAESDEAKAQRVAAGVGGSLRAQVERLRAELQQERRRGEEQRDSFEGERLAWQAEKEQVIRYQKQLQHNYIQMYRRNRQLEQELQQLNLELEARELADLGLAEPAPCICLEEITATEI; this is encoded by the exons ATGGTGCCCTCATCCCTGAAG GTTCCCCTGGAGGCCCCTGGCCAGGCCAGAGTTTCTGCCACCATGGCCATTGTGCAGACTCTGCCCGTGCCACTGGAGCCCGCTCCTGAGTCCACCACTACCCCACAAGCTGCAGCCATGGGCAGTGTGAGCAGCCTCATCTCAGGCCGGCCCTGCCCCGGGGGGCCAGCTCCTTCCCGCCACCATGGCCCCCCGGGGCCCACCTTCTTCCGCCAGCAGGATGGGCTGCTGCGGGGTGGCTACGAAGCCCAGGAGCCACTGTGCCCAGCTGTGCCCCCCAGGAAGACCGCTCCTGGCACCACGTTCACCTACATCAATGAGGACTTCCAGACAGAGTCACCCTCCAGCCCCAGCAGTGACATTGAGGATGCCCGAGAGCAACGGGCACGTAATGCCCACCTCCGTGGCCCCCCACCAAAACTTATTCCTGTCTCCGGAAAGCTGGAGAAG AACATGGAGAAAATCCTGATCCGCCCAACAGCCTTCAAGCCAGTGCTGCCCAAACCTCGAGGGGCACCATCTCTCCCCAGCTTCCTGGGTCCTCGGGCCACCGGACTGTCTGGGAGCCAGggcagcctaacacagctgtttggGGGCCCtgcgtcctcctcctcctcctcctcctcctcagctgcCGACAAACCTTTGGCACTGAGTGGCTGGGCCAGTGGCTGCCCATCAGGAACGCTATCTGACTCCGGCCGAAACTCACTATCCAGCCTGCCCACTTACAGTACTGGGGGTGCAGAGCCAGCCACCAACTCCCCAGGTGGGCACCTGCCCTCCCATGGCCCTGGGCGGGGGCCACTGCCAGGGCCAGCCCGAGGAGCCCCTACTGGGCCCTCCCACTCGGACAGTGGCCGATCTTCCTCCAGCAAGAGCACAGGCTCCCTGGGGGGCCGCGTGGCTGGAGGCCTCTTGGGCAGTGGTCCCCGGGCCTCCCCTGACAGCAGCTCTTGTGGGGAGCGCTCGCCTCCACcgcctccaccacctccacccccatcGGATGAGGCCCTGCTGCACTGTGTCCTGGAAGGGAAGCTCCGTGACCGTGAGGCAGAGCTGCAGCAGCTGCAGGACAGTCTGGACGAGAGCGAG GTGTATGAGGATCGGCAGCGGCACTGGCAGCGGGAGCGAGAGGACGGTGCAGCCCGGGCACAGCGGGCAcagcagctgctgcagctgcagGTGTTCCAGCTGCAGCAGGAGAAGCGGCAGCTGCAGGACGACTTTGCACAGCTGCTGCAGGAACGTGAACAGCTGGAGCGGCGCTGTGCCACCTTTGAGCGGGAACAGCGGGAGCTTGGGCCACGACTTGAGGAGACTAAATGGGAG GTGTGCCAGAAGTCGGGCGAGATCTCCCTACTGAAGCAGCAACTGAAGGAGTCTCAGGCCGAGCTGGTGCAGAAGGGCAGTGAGCTGGTGGCCCTGCGGGTAGCCCTGCGGGAGGCACGGGCAGCACTGCGGGTCAGTGAGGGCTGGGCGCGGGGTCTCCAGGAGGCGGCCCGAGCACGGGAGCTGGAGCTGGAAGCCTGTTCTCAGGAGCTGCAAAGGCACCGCCAGGAGGCTGAGCGTCTGCGGGAGAAAGCTGGGCAGTTGGACACTGAGGCAGCTGGACTCCGGGAGCCCTCTGTTCCATCTGTCACTGCTGACCCATTTCTCCTGGCAGAGAGTGATGAGGCCAAGGCCCAGCGTGtggcagctggggtggggggcagcctgCGGGCCCAGGTGGAGCGGCTGCGAGCCGAGCTGCAGCAGGAGCGGCGGCGAGGcgaggagcagagggacagcttcGAGGGGGAACGGCTGGCCTGGCAGGCAGAGAAGGAGCAGGTGATCCGCTACCAGAAGCAGCTGCAGCACAACTACATCCAGATGTACCGGCGGAACCGGCAGCTGGAGCAGGAGCTGCAGCAGCTCAACCTGGAGTTGGAGGCCCGGGAGCTTGCTGACCTGGGCCTGGCCGAGCCAGCCCCCTGCATCTGCCTAGAGGAGATCACTGCCACCGAAATCTAG
- the LZTS2 gene encoding leucine zipper putative tumor suppressor 2 isoform X3, which produces MAIVQTLPVPLEPAPESTTTPQAAAMGSVSSLISGRPCPGGPAPSRHHGPPGPTFFRQQDGLLRGGYEAQEPLCPAVPPRKTAPGTTFTYINEDFQTESPSSPSSDIEDAREQRARNAHLRGPPPKLIPVSGKLEKNMEKILIRPTAFKPVLPKPRGAPSLPSFLGPRATGLSGSQGSLTQLFGGPASSSSSSSSSAADKPLALSGWASGCPSGTLSDSGRNSLSSLPTYSTGGAEPATNSPGGHLPSHGPGRGPLPGPARGAPTGPSHSDSGRSSSSKSTGSLGGRVAGGLLGSGPRASPDSSSCGERSPPPPPPPPPPSDEALLHCVLEGKLRDREAELQQLQDSLDESEVTMSQVYEDRQRHWQREREDGAARAQRAQQLLQLQVFQLQQEKRQLQDDFAQLLQEREQLERRCATFEREQRELGPRLEETKWEVCQKSGEISLLKQQLKESQAELVQKGSELVALRVALREARAALRVSEGWARGLQEAARARELELEACSQELQRHRQEAERLREKAGQLDTEAAGLREPSVPSVTADPFLLAESDEAKAQRVAAGVGGSLRAQVERLRAELQQERRRGEEQRDSFEGERLAWQAEKEQVIRYQKQLQHNYIQMYRRNRQLEQELQQLNLELEARELADLGLAEPAPCICLEEITATEI; this is translated from the exons ATGGCCATTGTGCAGACTCTGCCCGTGCCACTGGAGCCCGCTCCTGAGTCCACCACTACCCCACAAGCTGCAGCCATGGGCAGTGTGAGCAGCCTCATCTCAGGCCGGCCCTGCCCCGGGGGGCCAGCTCCTTCCCGCCACCATGGCCCCCCGGGGCCCACCTTCTTCCGCCAGCAGGATGGGCTGCTGCGGGGTGGCTACGAAGCCCAGGAGCCACTGTGCCCAGCTGTGCCCCCCAGGAAGACCGCTCCTGGCACCACGTTCACCTACATCAATGAGGACTTCCAGACAGAGTCACCCTCCAGCCCCAGCAGTGACATTGAGGATGCCCGAGAGCAACGGGCACGTAATGCCCACCTCCGTGGCCCCCCACCAAAACTTATTCCTGTCTCCGGAAAGCTGGAGAAG AACATGGAGAAAATCCTGATCCGCCCAACAGCCTTCAAGCCAGTGCTGCCCAAACCTCGAGGGGCACCATCTCTCCCCAGCTTCCTGGGTCCTCGGGCCACCGGACTGTCTGGGAGCCAGggcagcctaacacagctgtttggGGGCCCtgcgtcctcctcctcctcctcctcctcctcagctgcCGACAAACCTTTGGCACTGAGTGGCTGGGCCAGTGGCTGCCCATCAGGAACGCTATCTGACTCCGGCCGAAACTCACTATCCAGCCTGCCCACTTACAGTACTGGGGGTGCAGAGCCAGCCACCAACTCCCCAGGTGGGCACCTGCCCTCCCATGGCCCTGGGCGGGGGCCACTGCCAGGGCCAGCCCGAGGAGCCCCTACTGGGCCCTCCCACTCGGACAGTGGCCGATCTTCCTCCAGCAAGAGCACAGGCTCCCTGGGGGGCCGCGTGGCTGGAGGCCTCTTGGGCAGTGGTCCCCGGGCCTCCCCTGACAGCAGCTCTTGTGGGGAGCGCTCGCCTCCACcgcctccaccacctccacccccatcGGATGAGGCCCTGCTGCACTGTGTCCTGGAAGGGAAGCTCCGTGACCGTGAGGCAGAGCTGCAGCAGCTGCAGGACAGTCTGGACGAGAGCGAGGTGACCATGAGCCAG GTGTATGAGGATCGGCAGCGGCACTGGCAGCGGGAGCGAGAGGACGGTGCAGCCCGGGCACAGCGGGCAcagcagctgctgcagctgcagGTGTTCCAGCTGCAGCAGGAGAAGCGGCAGCTGCAGGACGACTTTGCACAGCTGCTGCAGGAACGTGAACAGCTGGAGCGGCGCTGTGCCACCTTTGAGCGGGAACAGCGGGAGCTTGGGCCACGACTTGAGGAGACTAAATGGGAG GTGTGCCAGAAGTCGGGCGAGATCTCCCTACTGAAGCAGCAACTGAAGGAGTCTCAGGCCGAGCTGGTGCAGAAGGGCAGTGAGCTGGTGGCCCTGCGGGTAGCCCTGCGGGAGGCACGGGCAGCACTGCGGGTCAGTGAGGGCTGGGCGCGGGGTCTCCAGGAGGCGGCCCGAGCACGGGAGCTGGAGCTGGAAGCCTGTTCTCAGGAGCTGCAAAGGCACCGCCAGGAGGCTGAGCGTCTGCGGGAGAAAGCTGGGCAGTTGGACACTGAGGCAGCTGGACTCCGGGAGCCCTCTGTTCCATCTGTCACTGCTGACCCATTTCTCCTGGCAGAGAGTGATGAGGCCAAGGCCCAGCGTGtggcagctggggtggggggcagcctgCGGGCCCAGGTGGAGCGGCTGCGAGCCGAGCTGCAGCAGGAGCGGCGGCGAGGcgaggagcagagggacagcttcGAGGGGGAACGGCTGGCCTGGCAGGCAGAGAAGGAGCAGGTGATCCGCTACCAGAAGCAGCTGCAGCACAACTACATCCAGATGTACCGGCGGAACCGGCAGCTGGAGCAGGAGCTGCAGCAGCTCAACCTGGAGTTGGAGGCCCGGGAGCTTGCTGACCTGGGCCTGGCCGAGCCAGCCCCCTGCATCTGCCTAGAGGAGATCACTGCCACCGAAATCTAG